Genomic DNA from Dermacentor variabilis isolate Ectoservices chromosome 6, ASM5094787v1, whole genome shotgun sequence:
ACGGTCACTCCGTTTAAGGCGACCGCGGCCTTGCCCGTCGTGGCGCAGGCCACGTAGGCGTTAACCCTCGAGATCTCGGCGTCTCCGTAAGCGATCTTCTTGCTTTTGCAGTATCTGTTGTAGACGTCCATGATGAGGTGGAGGGTGAAGGTCTTGCCGCAGCCGGCCGGACCGGTGAAGAAGATTCGGAGGGGCTCGGAGTCTTCGGTCGTGAGGCGATGAATCACTTCCTCGATTATCATGCGCTGCCGGTGGTTAGTCATCCTCATCCTCGCATAGAAGTcttctagcggcatgcagtcttCCCGCTTCTTCACGGCGGGGCAGTTCGAGGCGACCAAGGCGCTCGCGACCGCGTTCTCGGGCACGATATCGGTGTCGTCGTTCTCGACCACGACTTTGGCCCGAGTCGCGCCTCTCACCTCTCCTTCCGCTGCGGCCACCGCGCGCTCGTCGTCCTCTATTCCCATGCTCTCGTTGATGTTTTTGACGTATTCCAAGAGCTCGGCACTGGTTACGCCGCTATTGAACTTCTCCTTGACCTCCATGGGTCTCTCCTTGTTTTCGTCGAAGATGGTCTCGAACTTGTTGCGATCTAGAAACTCGTTTTCCCTCCTAAAGGGCACGTACAGCATCACGTGCTCCCTCTTGTAGTTGACGACGTCGTTGATGTCGTAGTCGCGGCATCGGAGGATCGCCCTCTTCGTGCGCTTAGTCAGCTTGCCTTTCGAGCTGTATTCGGTCATGAATTCGGCCAGCGTGAGGTCTTCCAGCTCGGGAGGGCGTTCTTCGTATTTGTCGATAGCGCTCTTCCGCCAAATGTCGGTGCTGGTCGCTTCGAGATGTTCCCTGTCCATTTCGTCCTTCGTCTTCTTGCTGCGAATCCGCTCTTCGGGCCACACCGTGTTCACGAAGATGACGTCCGTGCTGGTTTCACTCATGTGGAACTGCAGCAACACCCAGGCCGCTTCTTGTGCGGACATTTCAATTCCGTTCAAGATGCGCACGCCGAGTTTGCGTAGGGCCAGCTCGTACGTCAGCTTGTTCTCCGCGTCTTCGTCGAAGATGGCCCGGAGGGCTCGGTTGAGGGAATAGACGCCACGATTGGACTTGTTTACGTACTCGACCACGTAGGCGGCACAGGCGTACACGTCCAGGATTATCTGCAGGTCCATGTTCGAGTTGAGGACGTGGCCAATCCACGGGTTGAATGCGTTGACGTTGCATTGGTCCAGGTCTCGCTTGAGCATCAGGGTGGGCCTCGTAAGGCCAGCTCGGATCACCATCTGGTAGTGCCCAAAGTCGCGGATGCCGTGCTGTTCCCACATGTATTCAAACGACGCGTAAATCGTGTGTTGCAAGACGTCGTGCAGAGCATCCCTCGTCGCCTTGAGGTTTTCAAAGTGCTTGGCGCCCTCGGGGTCTTCTTCCTTTTTTGGCGAGGCCAGTGGAGTCAACACCACGGTGCAAGGCATCGGCCACAAGGGGAAGTTGAAGCGACACGTCTTCCTCGATCCCTTGTAGCACGTGTGGGTGTGCTCGTGGCGTTGGCACCTGGGCCTGGCCAAGGCCTCGTTGTTCAGGGACAGGATGCGTTCGGGCAAAGCAACCGTCTCGGGCATCCCGCCGTTCTCCACCTGTTCATTAGGCGCGTTAGCAAGCCAGAGGAGAATGTGTGCGTGAGCACTGCCTCGGTGTTGGAATTCGATGCGTTTGAAGTATTCGACGACGTGGTTTGGCCGGAAGGGGCTTATGAGTTTGTTGCAAAGTATCTGCATGATTACTCTGACCATATGTTCAAAGTAGATGGCGCAAACCACCGGGTCCTCGTTCACCAGGACGGCCGCGTAATACCTGTCCATCTCCTCTTCGTCATAGTCGACTTCGTCCTTTGCAACCtttagtttcttcaggagcttcAGGAGGTCGGGCCAATGCATCTCTGAGGCCGAGAGGGTGACAAACGCCGTGGGCTTGCCCAATTGGCGTATCATGGCAAAGAGCTCGCCCTTGCGGGTGTGCCAGTATTGTACGTTATTAGGCACGCCCTTCATAAATCCCAGGTCTCGTTCTACCAGGTTCTGGACCTTTTCGGGATTCTCCACGTCCTCTCTCGTCAACGCCTGCAATCCGGGGGCGTTCTTGAAGAATGTCTTCATGTTGTCGCCGACGCGATAGCGTATCACCTTCGCGCCCATGTAGAGGACGTGATCCGGTAGCGCTCCTCGTCTGTCGCTACGGCGAATTTCCGACGCGGCCATCGAAATGACGCTCGGTCTCGCCTCCGGCTTGATGTATCGGGGGTGGCCGAGATAGATCTGCGGGAAGGAGAGCTCTTCTGCGTGGGTGTCGTAGAGAATGCTGATCGGCCTCTGCCCTTCCCCGGGAGCCATCGTCACGGTGTGGTTTAGCATCTCGTCCTCGTCGAACATCAGGGTGCGTTGGTCCATCATCAGGGCGGCCGCGTCGAACATCGGGCTGTCTTCGTCTTCTGCGCCGTCGTCGCAATCCTCGAGGTCCGCCCCGGTGTTTTGTTCGGCCTCGGCGATCATCTCCATGACTCTGTCGATGTCGAACGTGATGCCGTAGTGCCGGTACAGCGGGGAGTCTTGCAAGACCTTGATCCACGGCAGCAGCACCTCGCGGGAGACCTCGTCGGCCAAGTAGACGCCCTTATCGATGCGGCGCCTCTTGATGTTCACTAGGATCTGGTGTTGGTCGTCCACGTTTCTCGGCAGTTGCTTGAGCATTGCGTCCGTGCTCACCGGCACGTTCACGATGGGGCCCTTAATGCCGTACTGGCCGTTCTTCCAGTTCATAAGCCTTCGGATTTGAACGAAGGGTATGCGTGGGGACACGAGTCTCTCGGCGACCGGGTTTAGGCGCGGCAGCCCCTTTGGCATCGGCGGGTACTTGTAACCGTTGGACGTTCTGTAGAAGGGAATCTTTTGCTTTCTGAGGCTGCCCTTACACGTGTTGCAAACCACGGCTCCGGCCAACTGATTATCGGTCCACTCTGGAAATGCTTGACACAGCGTGGGGAACATCGCGGGAGTCACCGGCGTAAGCTTTTCTTTGTGCCATAGGCGGGCGCACACCGAACATGCTTAACCAAACGGATTGTTGGTGAAGCGCTTGGCAAACTCACGTGTTGCGGCATCAAACTCGGCCATTCTTGTGGCGTGCTCCCTGCGGCGctcttcggcaatctcctcgctGGTTTGTCGTTGCTGTAGCTGACGCATGGCCGCCTCTTCGATGCGTCGCCTCTTCCGATTTTCCTTCTCCGTTTCTCATCTGGGCCGCTCCTTTTCGAGGCGCTGCTCTCGTTCTTCGGGAGTTTCTAAAGCACGCTTCTGTCGGTTGGCAACATTTCTCCCTTCCTGTCTCAGTCGTTCCTTTTCGAGTCGCTGTTGTCGCTCTTCGATGGTTTCCATGACACGTCTCTGTCGTTTAGTGGCATTCCAGCGCTCCGAACTGGTAGAAATGCCGACGGAGTCGCCGATTCCGCTAGTTGAATCACTGGTTGAGGCTTCACTTACACCCTCGGAGCGTTGTCGTCGAGCCGCATATTGAGCGCGCCGCTTGGCTAGGCGTTCTTCGCGTTCATCGGTTTCCGTAGCACGCTGCAGCCTTGGTTTTGCATTCCTATTATTAAcgtccttagcgtttggaggcatgtTGACCGCATACGCGCCCGGCGCAatgacgctggcgcggttgcgggcacagagactgacgcgacggcgggcgcgcgccgcttcatccctcgcgtgacgtcacatatcacgtgatgcagcaatggtggcgccgccgccgcgtcgcgcgcgacggcgcgaaccgaagcgtggaggcctccgccgggcgacgtctgacggcgcgatatgaggccccatctgcagccggtgtgacgtcatcacgtgacgtcatgtcacgtgaccccacttcagggtcaatggtggccaccgccgggcgtagcgcgaaggcccgaaacctacgttaatatgcttcgcataaaaaagcaatttatcgtcacgacgaaaaaagcgacccgtgacttatacaacaccagtcagaaccttgccccttcaaaCACAGCGATCATCAAatgggcgtccgtgcccactgcctcaccgcacaggcagccagtggcgtagcgtaaacaaactcgaccgcaatctgcaatgccggcatgtctacgAGCTAAGAAACACGAGCTAAGAAACCTcatccgtagtgcctaggcacagtcacgcattcaaggagcaaaggctcCCAGAGCGGCCCGATACGCCTCGCCTGGGGACGCCTTCGCAGTCGCCTCCACGTCGCCCTCCTCGGGGCCGACAATCACGGACGCCACCGTTCGAACGCCCTACGCGCCATCGAGGCTGAGGAGGCGGCCATTGCTTTAGCCGTCACCTCGACCAACGCCAGCGTCATACTCTCCGACTCCAAGCACGCCATCTCCAATTTCGCCCGAGGTCTCGTCTCGCCTACAGCCTGACGGCTCCTTCACCCACTCCTACTGGAAGGCGAACCGCGTCACATTAAAGTGGTCTGGTCCCCGCCCACTCGGGTCACCCCGGCAGCGAGTCGGCTCACCAACGCGCTCGAGGATTCGTCGACCGAGCGGTGGGGCCCTCCACGTCGGACACCCCGACGCCGGAGCCCCTGGTCACCTACCACGACGCAGCACTATCGCCTCGAATGCCTACCCGTCCCCACATGGCACTCTTCCCAAGCGCTCCGAGATCGCCTGGCGTCGCCTCCAGACCTGCACCTTTCTGTGCCCCCTAGTGCATTCGCACATCCACCTTGGTGTCATCGATCCATGCTGCTGCC
This window encodes:
- the LOC142586404 gene encoding uncharacterized protein LOC142586404, producing MFPTLCQAFPEWTDNQLAGAVVCNTCKGSLRKQKIPFYRTSNGYKYPPMPKGLPRLNPVAERLVSPRIPFVQIRRLMNWKNGQYGIKGPIVNVPVSTDAMLKQLPRNVDDQHQILVNIKRRRIDKGVYLADEVSREVLLPWIKVLQDSPLYRHYGITFDIDRVMEMIAEAEQNTGADLEDCDDGAEDEDSPMFDAAALMMDQRTLMFDEDEMLNHTVTMAPGEGQRPISILYDTHAEELSFPQIYLGHPRYIKPEARPSVISMAASEIRRSDRRGALPDHVLYMGAKVIRYRVGDNMKTFFKNAPGLQALTREDVENPEKVQNLVERDLGFMKGVPNNVQYWHTRKGELFAMIRQLGKPTAFVTLSASEMHWPDLLKLLKKLKVAKDEVDYDEEEMDRYYAAVLVNEDPVVCAIYFEHMVRVIMQILCNKLISPFRPNHVVEYFKRIEFQHRGSAHAHILLWLANAPNEQVENGGMPETVALPERILSLNNEALARPRCQRHEHTHTCYKGSRKTCRFNFPLWPMPCTVVLTPLASPKKEEDPEGAKHFENLKATRDALHDVLQHTIYASFEYMWEQHGIRDFGHYQMVIRAGLTRPTLMLKRDLDQCNVNAFNPWIGHVLNSNMDLQIILDVYACAAYVVEYVNKSNRGVYSLNRALRAIFDEDAENKLTYELALRKLGVRILNGIEMSAQEAAWVLLQFHMSETSTDVIFVNTVWPEERIRSKKTKDEMDREHLEATSTDIWRKSAIDKYEERPPELEDLTLAEFMTEYSSKGKLTKRTKRAILRCRDYDINDVVNYKREHVMLYVPFRRENEFLDRNKFETIFDENKERPMEVKEKFNSGVTSAELLEYVKNINESMGIEDDERAVAAAEGEVRGATRAKVVVENDDTDIVPENAVASALVASNCPAVKKREDCMPLEDFYARMRMTNHRQRMIIEEVIHRLTTEDSEPLRIFFTGPAGCGKTFTLHLIMDVYNRYCKSKKIAYGDAEISRVNAYVACATTGKAAVALNGVTVHSAFKMVMSNTREDKGLSAADLNTFRTLFKGVRCVIIDEVSMLSSDLLRQVDRRLRQIRADRMREPFGAFDVILCGDMRQLPPVRASEVYKRPKSNAAVFSTEVMAWHTLEYLPLTQVVRQSDVVFSNLLTKIGDGAMLEDFEVELPESRFVDAEEAGSRSEAVRLYYSNADVDAYNDKIAKRSQDKVDHPARDFITGYRSQDEKDAAARALETSGRVETGNLPATIALCAEKPYMLLKNIDITDGLVNGMVGKLKLIEYDAQGEPCRVWLRCPPGVGILAKAKLAQRGYRRNMNAWIPIDLMSMQFQLKGKLLKHTSVKRTQFPLVPASAMTIHKSQGGTFDAVVYEYAANHPQKLVYVALSRATSLEGLYLTNKDGCHKFTHRGPNPDRALKAEFERLQRTLWKRPLAAAKG